In Verrucomicrobiota bacterium, the following proteins share a genomic window:
- a CDS encoding DUF3147 family protein: protein MNPLLFFLTKVIISALVVAVVSEVAKKSGLLGALIASIPLTSLLAIIWLYLDTGNTKQIASLATGILWLILPSCLFFFALPLLLRSGLNFWISLFISCATTALAYAFTLWILQKLERV from the coding sequence ATGAATCCACTACTCTTTTTTCTGACAAAGGTCATTATCTCCGCTCTCGTTGTCGCAGTTGTGAGCGAAGTAGCAAAAAAATCCGGCCTCTTGGGTGCGCTGATCGCCTCGATCCCTCTGACATCGCTCCTTGCTATCATCTGGCTATATCTCGACACGGGAAATACTAAACAGATCGCATCGCTGGCAACGGGTATACTGTGGCTCATTCTCCCTTCCTGTCTCTTTTTCTTCGCATTACCCCTACTCCTTCGATCTGGACTCAACTTCTGGATCTCCCTTTTTATCTCCTGCGCTACTACTGCTCTTGCCTACGCGTTCACCCTATGGATCTTACAAAAACTTGAACGTGTATAG
- the carB gene encoding carbamoyl-phosphate synthase large subunit, which produces MPKRDDLQTILIIGSGPIVIGQACEFDYSGAQACKALREEGYKVVLVNSNPATIMTDPEFADVTYIEPLVPEILEKIIAKEKPDALLPTLGGQTGLNLSMDLAREGILEKYNVQLIGANFAAIEKGEDRELFKEAMLKIGLDVARSRTVSSMAKAEEALSELGSFPVIIRPSYTLGGSGGGIAYNRLEFVDIVENGLELSPVHEVLIEECLLGWKEYEMEVMRDHKDQCVVICSIENFDPMGVHTGDSITVAPAMTLSDKEYQLMRDASFACIREVGVETGGSNIQFAVDPETGRMVVIEMNPRVSRSSALASKATGFPIAKIAAKLAVGYSLDELSNDITRKTPASFEPSIDYVVTKIPRFTFEKFPGADDTLTSSMKSVGEAMAIGRTFKESFQKAFRSMEIGIEGFADDRWNSHEEEEIRSGLARATHLRPFHVRNALKNGFSIEEIHKITAIDVWFLHQLREICEIEEELRTTDFDELDSSFFRKAKEAGFSDQQISRLCDTTRQTVRKRREGLGIKTTYRLVDTCAGEFEAYTPYYYSSYGDENEITKSDRKKIMILGGGPNRIGQGIEFDYCCVHASFALREAGFETIMVNSNPETVSTDYDTSDRLFFEPLTLEDVLEIYSQEQCSGVIVQFGGQTPLNLATDLKAHGVNIIGTSPDNIDLAEDRGRFKRILEKTGLKQPVNKAAISPEEAYEMAGEIGFPILLRPSFVLGGRGMFIVYDTQELKAVVREAFDAAPGKPVLLDKFLEDAIEVDVDCISDGETTVIGGMLEHIEYAGVHSGDAAMVLPPHTLKNELIDEMRTATHKLAKSLGVVGLMNIQFAIKDDEVYLLEVNPRASRTVPFVSKATGVPLAKYAARVMAGEKLIDLGFTKEVTPPYFAIKESVFPFSRFLGAPIVLTPEMRSTGEVMGIDEDLGIAFAKTQMAVQPPLPKEGNVFVSVKPADKQRSVEIVKDLIDLGFSIVATRGTAKFLQDNGFEVTTIEKISDGGRPNVSDLIKNNDVQMIINTPVGMMPRKDEGVIRREAILHRICIMTTLSGAAAAVKGIRSIREKPIEVRSIQEFVEMTRKAHKKTLN; this is translated from the coding sequence ATGCCAAAAAGAGACGACCTCCAAACCATACTAATCATCGGCTCCGGCCCCATAGTAATCGGCCAGGCTTGCGAATTTGATTACAGTGGTGCCCAAGCATGCAAGGCTCTGCGAGAGGAAGGCTACAAGGTTGTCCTGGTGAACAGCAATCCTGCCACAATTATGACGGATCCGGAGTTTGCCGATGTCACCTACATAGAGCCCCTCGTACCCGAAATTTTAGAAAAGATTATTGCCAAAGAAAAGCCCGACGCCCTACTCCCGACTCTCGGAGGACAAACCGGACTAAATCTCTCCATGGATCTCGCCCGCGAGGGAATTTTAGAGAAATACAACGTCCAGTTAATCGGTGCAAATTTTGCAGCGATCGAAAAAGGCGAAGATCGAGAACTCTTCAAAGAGGCCATGCTCAAGATTGGTCTCGACGTTGCGCGATCCAGAACCGTCTCGTCCATGGCTAAAGCAGAAGAGGCACTCTCAGAACTTGGAAGTTTTCCCGTGATCATTCGTCCCAGCTATACTTTAGGCGGAAGCGGTGGAGGAATTGCCTACAATCGACTCGAATTTGTCGATATCGTCGAAAACGGCCTTGAATTATCGCCTGTGCATGAAGTCTTGATCGAAGAATGTCTACTCGGTTGGAAAGAATACGAGATGGAGGTGATGAGGGACCATAAGGACCAGTGCGTGGTCATTTGTTCTATCGAGAATTTTGATCCAATGGGAGTCCACACCGGAGATTCCATAACGGTCGCACCCGCGATGACATTGTCAGACAAGGAGTATCAGCTGATGCGCGACGCATCGTTTGCCTGTATCCGCGAGGTAGGCGTTGAGACAGGAGGAAGCAACATACAGTTCGCAGTCGATCCGGAAACCGGACGAATGGTCGTCATTGAAATGAATCCACGCGTCTCGCGAAGTTCGGCATTGGCCTCCAAGGCAACCGGCTTCCCAATCGCAAAAATTGCGGCCAAGTTGGCTGTCGGTTACAGTCTTGACGAGCTGTCGAATGATATCACGCGCAAAACCCCTGCCTCATTCGAGCCAAGTATTGACTATGTTGTGACAAAGATTCCCCGATTCACTTTCGAAAAGTTCCCCGGTGCAGATGACACCCTAACGTCTTCGATGAAGTCTGTTGGGGAAGCCATGGCAATCGGAAGAACGTTTAAAGAATCTTTCCAGAAAGCGTTTCGCTCGATGGAAATCGGAATCGAAGGATTTGCAGATGACCGGTGGAATAGTCATGAAGAGGAGGAAATTCGCTCAGGCCTGGCGAGGGCTACTCACTTGCGCCCTTTTCACGTGCGCAACGCCTTGAAGAACGGATTCTCCATTGAAGAAATTCACAAAATCACCGCTATCGACGTCTGGTTTCTTCATCAATTAAGAGAGATTTGCGAAATTGAAGAAGAGCTTCGAACAACAGACTTCGATGAGCTTGATTCTTCATTCTTCCGAAAAGCCAAGGAAGCAGGGTTTTCCGACCAGCAAATTTCGAGACTCTGCGACACCACCCGCCAAACTGTTCGCAAAAGAAGGGAGGGGCTCGGAATAAAAACGACCTACCGCCTGGTGGATACCTGCGCAGGCGAGTTCGAGGCCTACACTCCCTATTACTATTCGTCCTACGGTGATGAAAACGAGATCACCAAGTCTGACCGGAAAAAGATTATGATCCTTGGGGGAGGTCCAAACCGTATCGGACAGGGAATCGAGTTCGACTACTGCTGCGTTCATGCCTCATTCGCCCTACGTGAAGCCGGATTTGAGACCATCATGGTCAACTCAAATCCGGAAACCGTTTCGACAGACTATGATACTTCGGACCGACTCTTTTTTGAGCCACTTACCCTTGAGGATGTGCTTGAGATTTACTCACAGGAACAGTGCTCAGGAGTGATTGTTCAATTCGGCGGCCAGACTCCGTTGAATCTCGCGACCGACTTAAAAGCTCACGGCGTCAACATCATCGGCACCTCACCTGACAATATCGACCTCGCCGAGGATCGGGGAAGGTTTAAGAGGATTCTTGAGAAAACCGGACTGAAACAACCCGTGAACAAGGCAGCGATCTCTCCCGAGGAAGCCTATGAAATGGCAGGTGAAATCGGTTTCCCAATTTTGCTCAGGCCCTCCTTCGTCCTTGGAGGAAGAGGAATGTTCATCGTTTACGACACACAGGAGCTCAAGGCCGTCGTAAGAGAGGCCTTCGATGCGGCTCCCGGCAAACCTGTCCTTCTCGACAAATTTCTCGAAGACGCGATCGAAGTGGATGTTGACTGCATATCCGACGGCGAGACCACAGTCATTGGCGGAATGCTGGAGCACATTGAGTATGCAGGCGTCCATTCAGGAGACGCGGCCATGGTTCTACCGCCGCACACCCTAAAAAATGAACTGATAGACGAAATGAGGACGGCGACCCATAAACTGGCAAAGTCTCTCGGAGTCGTTGGTTTAATGAACATCCAGTTCGCGATCAAAGACGATGAAGTATACCTCCTAGAAGTAAACCCTCGAGCTTCCCGCACCGTGCCTTTTGTTAGCAAAGCAACCGGTGTCCCACTCGCAAAGTATGCTGCTCGGGTGATGGCAGGAGAGAAATTGATTGACCTTGGATTTACCAAAGAAGTCACCCCGCCCTACTTTGCGATTAAGGAGTCGGTCTTTCCGTTCTCACGATTCTTGGGGGCGCCCATCGTTCTGACTCCTGAGATGCGGAGCACTGGCGAAGTCATGGGTATCGACGAGGATCTCGGCATTGCATTCGCCAAAACCCAAATGGCTGTGCAACCGCCTTTACCGAAAGAAGGCAATGTTTTCGTTTCGGTGAAACCTGCGGACAAGCAAAGAAGTGTCGAGATTGTCAAAGACCTGATTGATCTCGGATTTTCAATCGTCGCCACACGAGGCACCGCAAAATTTCTGCAAGATAACGGTTTTGAGGTCACTACCATCGAGAAGATCAGCGACGGAGGACGACCAAACGTGTCCGACCTAATCAAGAACAATGACGTTCAGATGATCATCAATACCCCTGTCGGGATGATGCCGCGAAAAGATGAAGGAGTCATCAGACGGGAGGCAATTCTCCATCGGATCTGTATAATGACCACGCTTTCAGGTGCAGCAGCAGCCGTGAAGGGGATTCGTTCCATAAGAGAGAAGCCCATTGAGGTCCGTTCGATACAAGAATTTGTCGAGATGACCCGCAAAGCACACAAAAAAACTCTTAACTAA
- a CDS encoding penicillin acylase family protein, translating to MAKSDNDLAFALGLFHGHFREGQLTTLRMISQARLSEMAGPIAADIDDALRRLDFGKATEATLALLEPSTKDWLEAYVRGINTAIERSPQVPPEFGFLGLKREPFTVEDLLTFGRLAGTDVNWLTLISLLSERGTAQFPEILDHANLVSRKSTTSFSSANKEEGTFLHGDSQGSQPTGKHAPDDSHLLRKQISQILLSSSRSGSNTVAIGADRSADGHAMIASDPHLGQALPNFWTVVGMKSPNYHAVGLMIPGLPFLGLGRNENIAWGGTNMRAASSELIDATNLPITETRTETVGIRFWPDREIEVRETEFGPILSDSEVFPAAPGETIALRWMGHQPSDEITAFLNANRGQSVDEFLSAFGGYSVSGQNMIAVDDSGSIGMVLAVALPQRSYDELADIVLDPDDVRDDWDVILDSDELPQIKDPSSGFLASANNLPVEMVPPIGYLFNESERIDRLIELLETREKWTVSDLMSLQQDVFSPASFKLARFLVDWNSTDADSPIMQAIDSWDGNYDVNSEGAAAFELWLASLLEQFPSDKFGSSYFSDWRYVATGFFDDLAGLSDREKEELITVSLAEAEARFDEYPTWGDLHFIEAGHILKALPVVGDRFVYQRFPVPGSRETIYKTAHSVITEPHTSRYGSQSRHISSMADADDNWFVLFGGQDGWIGSAHFDDQIRLWQEGKYMKVPLRIKTVETQFRRKIVLEPLQ from the coding sequence ATCGCCAAGTCCGACAACGACCTCGCTTTTGCCCTTGGCCTCTTTCACGGTCATTTTCGTGAAGGTCAATTGACCACCTTACGGATGATCTCTCAGGCAAGGCTTTCGGAAATGGCAGGACCCATCGCCGCCGATATAGACGATGCCTTGCGGAGACTCGACTTCGGGAAGGCAACCGAGGCCACCTTAGCGCTTCTGGAACCTTCCACCAAAGACTGGTTGGAAGCCTATGTCCGAGGTATCAATACAGCAATTGAACGATCTCCGCAGGTCCCGCCGGAATTTGGCTTTCTTGGCCTTAAGCGTGAGCCCTTTACCGTTGAGGATCTACTTACCTTCGGAAGGCTTGCGGGAACCGATGTAAACTGGCTCACCCTCATCTCGCTCCTCTCCGAACGAGGAACCGCACAGTTTCCGGAGATTCTCGACCACGCCAACCTCGTGAGCCGCAAGAGCACCACAAGCTTTTCATCAGCCAACAAGGAGGAGGGAACATTTCTCCATGGTGATTCTCAAGGATCCCAGCCTACCGGAAAGCATGCTCCAGACGATTCCCACCTTCTGCGAAAGCAAATTTCCCAAATTCTTCTATCGTCCAGTCGTAGTGGCAGCAATACGGTTGCGATTGGAGCTGATCGGTCTGCAGACGGTCACGCGATGATCGCAAGTGACCCTCATCTCGGCCAAGCTCTTCCCAATTTCTGGACCGTTGTTGGTATGAAATCTCCCAACTACCACGCAGTTGGACTGATGATTCCCGGTCTTCCATTTCTCGGCCTTGGCCGCAATGAGAACATCGCGTGGGGTGGCACCAACATGCGTGCAGCCAGCTCTGAGCTCATCGACGCAACAAACTTGCCGATCACCGAGACTCGCACCGAAACCGTGGGTATCCGTTTTTGGCCTGACCGTGAAATCGAAGTTAGAGAAACTGAGTTTGGACCAATCCTCAGCGATTCCGAAGTCTTTCCCGCTGCACCTGGAGAAACCATCGCCCTCCGCTGGATGGGTCACCAACCATCCGATGAGATAACGGCTTTCCTCAACGCAAACCGGGGGCAGAGTGTCGACGAGTTTCTTTCTGCCTTTGGTGGCTACTCGGTTTCCGGGCAGAACATGATCGCTGTCGACGACTCTGGAAGCATTGGAATGGTTCTCGCAGTCGCCCTGCCCCAAAGAAGTTACGACGAACTCGCGGACATTGTGCTCGACCCGGACGACGTTCGCGATGACTGGGATGTCATTCTCGATTCAGACGAACTCCCGCAAATCAAGGACCCTTCCTCTGGGTTTCTTGCCTCGGCGAATAACCTTCCGGTCGAGATGGTCCCACCGATCGGCTATCTATTCAACGAGTCGGAACGGATTGATCGGTTGATTGAGCTTCTGGAAACGCGTGAAAAGTGGACGGTTTCGGACCTGATGAGTTTGCAGCAAGATGTCTTCTCACCGGCCTCCTTCAAGCTTGCTCGTTTCCTAGTCGACTGGAATTCCACTGATGCGGATTCACCTATCATGCAGGCAATTGATTCCTGGGACGGAAACTATGACGTCAACTCAGAAGGAGCAGCTGCCTTTGAGCTGTGGCTGGCCAGTCTTCTGGAGCAATTTCCAAGCGATAAATTTGGTTCCTCGTATTTCAGCGATTGGCGTTACGTAGCCACAGGCTTCTTCGACGATCTGGCCGGTCTCAGTGATCGTGAAAAAGAAGAGCTAATCACCGTCAGCCTCGCAGAAGCAGAAGCACGGTTCGACGAATATCCGACCTGGGGTGATCTACATTTCATCGAAGCTGGCCACATCCTTAAGGCACTTCCAGTGGTTGGCGATCGTTTTGTCTACCAGCGCTTTCCGGTTCCCGGTTCCCGTGAGACCATCTACAAAACCGCTCATAGCGTAATTACGGAACCCCACACTTCACGATATGGTTCTCAATCACGTCATATTTCCTCCATGGCAGACGCCGACGACAATTGGTTTGTCCTCTTTGGCGGACAGGATGGATGGATTGGAAGCGCGCACTTTGACGATCAGATCCGCCTTTGGCAGGAGGGTAAATACATGAAAGTCCCACTGCGGATCAAGACGGTCGAGACGCAGTTTCGCAGAAAAATTGTATTGGAACCCTTGCAGTAG
- a CDS encoding DoxX family protein, with amino-acid sequence MTNSVPSYSTPVKIVSWILRLLAAFILLQTLFFKFTGAAESVYIFSQLNAEPWGRYLSGVFELIAGILLLIPKTVVYGAILALGVISGAIGAHLTKLGIVLTINGESDGGSLFALAVTIFVSCLIILIIHRKEIPVIGQKL; translated from the coding sequence ATGACCAATTCCGTTCCGTCCTACTCAACTCCCGTTAAAATCGTTAGTTGGATACTCCGCCTACTCGCAGCTTTCATTTTACTGCAAACGCTGTTCTTCAAATTTACCGGCGCAGCGGAGAGTGTCTACATATTCTCTCAACTGAATGCTGAGCCATGGGGCAGGTATCTGAGCGGAGTTTTTGAGCTTATTGCCGGAATCCTGCTTCTCATTCCCAAAACAGTTGTTTACGGAGCAATTCTCGCCCTCGGAGTGATCTCTGGTGCCATTGGCGCCCACCTGACCAAGCTGGGTATTGTCCTTACCATCAATGGCGAGTCTGACGGAGGATCGCTCTTCGCGCTGGCCGTTACCATCTTTGTATCCTGTTTAATCATTTTGATTATCCATCGAAAAGAAATCCCTGTGATTGGTCAGAAACTTTGA
- a CDS encoding Lrp/AsnC family transcriptional regulator — protein sequence MSSVLNLLLRGERLSTSEMAEVLRVGPEVVEKEIQKLQQDGTLLGWLPVINPEKVEEQRVSAVIELRISPEREGGFDRIALRVSKFEEVQTCYLMSGAYDLLVIVRGKNLQDVARFVSEKLATLGGVLSTATHFLLRPYKEQGHLLLLEEGASEKPAVSP from the coding sequence ATGAGTTCGGTTCTCAATCTTCTCCTTCGCGGTGAACGCCTTTCCACTTCTGAGATGGCGGAAGTTCTTCGCGTTGGGCCCGAAGTGGTAGAAAAGGAGATCCAGAAACTTCAGCAAGACGGAACCTTGCTCGGTTGGTTGCCAGTAATAAACCCGGAAAAAGTAGAAGAGCAACGAGTCTCTGCTGTGATTGAGTTGCGGATCAGCCCAGAGCGAGAAGGAGGCTTCGATCGAATCGCCCTCCGTGTCAGTAAATTTGAAGAAGTGCAGACGTGTTACCTGATGTCTGGCGCTTACGACCTGTTGGTGATTGTTCGAGGAAAAAACCTTCAAGACGTGGCGCGATTCGTCTCCGAGAAACTCGCCACCCTCGGTGGCGTTCTTTCTACTGCAACGCACTTCCTGCTACGCCCTTACAAGGAACAAGGCCACCTCCTCCTTCTTGAAGAAGGAGCATCCGAGAAACCAGCGGTAAGCCCCTAG
- a CDS encoding aminotransferase class I/II-fold pyridoxal phosphate-dependent enzyme — MSSSEHSNRTGDSARFIADHVIDLPRSGIRDFFAIVAKMPQAISLGIGEPDFVTPWHIREAAIFALERGKTSYTDNKGLLRLRKEISKYLEQKFSISYSPEEEVLVAVGVSEAMDLALRAMVNPGDKVLFHQPCYVSYSPSIRLSHGVGIPIPTSADNQFGLDPEQLRKCWEPGCKILVLNFPTNPTGGTVDRETLEQVAAFAREKDLLVFSDEIYAELTYEGEHLSIASLPGMKERTIFLHGFSKAYAMTGFRIGYAAGPAALIEAMMKVHQYSMLCAPILSQEAACEALRNGQDSVEKMKDQYRDRRDFLVHRFNESGLPCHLPRGTFYAFADIRQTGMDEMTFAKKLLEEEEVAVVPGTAFGESGKGYVRASFSTSFRRLREAADRIERFVQNSQ, encoded by the coding sequence ATGTCCAGTTCCGAACATTCAAACCGGACTGGTGACTCGGCCCGGTTCATCGCCGATCACGTGATTGACCTACCACGGTCGGGAATCAGGGACTTTTTTGCGATCGTTGCAAAAATGCCTCAGGCAATTTCCCTCGGGATCGGAGAGCCCGATTTTGTGACTCCGTGGCACATTCGGGAAGCGGCAATATTCGCCTTGGAAAGAGGGAAAACCTCTTACACGGACAACAAAGGTCTCCTCCGGCTTCGCAAAGAAATCAGCAAGTACTTGGAGCAGAAATTCTCCATTTCCTATTCTCCGGAGGAGGAAGTTCTGGTTGCAGTTGGGGTATCCGAGGCGATGGACCTTGCTCTTCGCGCGATGGTAAACCCTGGCGACAAAGTCCTCTTCCACCAGCCCTGTTACGTCTCCTATTCTCCGAGTATCCGGCTTTCACACGGTGTAGGCATCCCAATTCCCACGTCCGCAGACAACCAATTCGGTCTCGATCCGGAACAGTTGAGAAAATGTTGGGAACCTGGCTGCAAGATTCTGGTCCTCAATTTCCCGACCAACCCGACAGGAGGAACCGTTGATCGAGAAACCCTCGAACAGGTAGCCGCCTTTGCCCGCGAAAAGGATCTTCTCGTGTTTAGTGATGAAATCTACGCTGAGCTTACTTACGAAGGTGAACATCTAAGTATCGCATCACTTCCGGGAATGAAAGAGCGGACGATTTTCCTCCATGGCTTTTCAAAAGCCTACGCGATGACTGGGTTCCGGATCGGTTACGCTGCTGGTCCTGCGGCGTTAATCGAAGCCATGATGAAGGTGCATCAATACTCGATGCTGTGTGCTCCGATACTCAGCCAGGAAGCTGCCTGTGAAGCTCTTCGCAATGGACAGGATAGTGTTGAAAAGATGAAGGATCAGTATCGCGACCGGAGAGACTTTCTTGTCCATCGATTCAACGAGTCAGGCCTTCCCTGTCACCTGCCAAGAGGTACCTTCTACGCCTTTGCGGACATCCGCCAAACCGGAATGGACGAAATGACCTTTGCTAAAAAACTTCTCGAGGAGGAGGAGGTAGCAGTCGTTCCAGGGACCGCCTTTGGCGAGAGCGGAAAGGGTTACGTGCGAGCCAGCTTTTCAACCAGTTTTCGCAGGCTTCGCGAGGCAGCCGATCGTATCGAACGATTCGTGCAGAATTCACAATGA
- the der gene encoding ribosome biogenesis GTPase Der, whose product MNEATVEALPKVALVGRPNVGKSRLFNRISGGREAIVHDKPGVTRDVMERVVDDRFTLLDTGGIGLPEENAPGRIVDAVEEQVFVAVESSEVILFIVDGREGIVPLDEEIASRLRKDARGPVIVVANKCDNENVANDIHEFSKLGFGNALPVSAEHRIGIGQLLRAVGVALPKDASPNRGTDTESRIRIAFVGKPNVGKSSITNHLLSSQRLIVSDVPGTTRDSISLNLDFPMPDGRTGRFRLIDTAGIRSKHKVDSSVEYFSNLRTRRAIEESDVVFLLLDAMTGVTRQDKALAGEILEAGRSLVLVVNKWDLALEAFRKGGVEGFKNPKDFQANYRKAAEKELFFLPQSPCLFVSAKTGFETISVLGTAEKVDHLQRMTLPTGQLNRTIHDLVEARPPKRMHGKPFKVFYAVQTGFQPFRFRLYCNRPEKFEDTYRRYLENGIISTFGLEGSPIRFQLVGKERRNADER is encoded by the coding sequence ATGAATGAGGCCACGGTGGAAGCCCTTCCAAAAGTCGCTCTGGTAGGCCGTCCCAATGTAGGAAAAAGCCGCTTGTTCAACCGGATTAGTGGTGGACGCGAAGCTATTGTTCACGACAAGCCGGGAGTGACCCGGGACGTAATGGAGCGTGTGGTCGATGACCGCTTCACCTTGCTGGACACCGGGGGGATCGGATTACCAGAAGAGAATGCGCCGGGGAGAATTGTAGATGCAGTGGAAGAGCAGGTCTTCGTCGCGGTAGAGTCATCTGAAGTGATCCTGTTCATCGTCGACGGGAGGGAAGGAATTGTTCCACTCGATGAAGAGATCGCCTCCCGACTGCGCAAAGATGCGAGGGGACCAGTGATTGTAGTAGCCAACAAATGTGACAATGAAAACGTCGCTAATGACATTCACGAGTTTTCTAAACTCGGATTTGGAAACGCCCTACCCGTTTCAGCTGAGCATCGAATCGGCATCGGACAGCTCCTGCGGGCAGTTGGAGTAGCTTTACCAAAAGATGCTTCGCCGAATCGGGGGACGGATACCGAAAGTCGAATTCGAATCGCCTTTGTCGGAAAACCAAACGTAGGAAAGTCATCCATCACCAACCATCTCCTGTCCTCTCAACGACTCATAGTCAGCGACGTCCCCGGCACCACGAGAGACTCGATTTCACTCAATTTGGATTTTCCCATGCCAGATGGGAGAACGGGTAGATTCCGCCTCATCGACACGGCCGGAATCCGCTCGAAGCATAAGGTCGATAGTTCCGTCGAGTATTTTTCCAACCTACGAACCCGTCGAGCGATCGAAGAGAGCGATGTAGTGTTTCTACTTCTAGACGCAATGACCGGTGTGACCCGTCAAGACAAAGCCCTTGCGGGCGAAATCCTCGAAGCGGGTCGATCATTGGTGCTTGTTGTAAATAAGTGGGATTTGGCGTTGGAGGCTTTTCGAAAGGGGGGTGTAGAAGGTTTTAAGAATCCGAAGGATTTTCAGGCCAACTATCGAAAAGCTGCCGAGAAGGAACTCTTCTTCCTTCCGCAGAGCCCTTGTCTATTTGTTTCAGCCAAGACTGGTTTCGAGACGATCTCTGTGCTTGGAACGGCCGAAAAAGTGGATCACCTCCAACGCATGACTCTACCAACCGGTCAGCTCAACCGGACCATCCACGATTTGGTAGAGGCCCGGCCGCCAAAACGAATGCACGGCAAGCCGTTCAAGGTCTTCTACGCGGTTCAAACAGGATTTCAGCCTTTTCGTTTCCGTCTTTACTGCAACCGACCCGAGAAATTCGAAGACACCTATCGACGTTATCTTGAGAACGGAATCATCAGCACCTTTGGTCTGGAAGGAAGCCCTATCCGTTTTCAACTAGTGGGGAAAGAGCGCCGAAATGCGGACGAACGGTAG
- a CDS encoding methionyl-tRNA formyltransferase: MKLLFLSSDPISLPSLRVLAAGDISSVSVSGVITGTDRKKGRGKKLQRNPVAEAAEGFGLPVLQTEKLTASELENFTPFDMALVFAFGQILSSKILSLAPHRFINLHASPLPLLRGASPIETAIAEGWTETAVCLMQLVREMDAGPVAAKVDIPITSSETGVELRRKVADSCPTLLSLLSGQSLSWKEQNHSEATWCRKITKADGLIDFSMTAKEVVNRARAFAGWPGSSFLLNGELVKAEQIEMNDQTGLPGTILEASHRLIIACQDSSVSIKKIQRPTRKMIPFQDFQNQTPVIEGSRIDFQKSQPLQWSKV; encoded by the coding sequence ATGAAACTACTCTTTCTCTCCAGCGATCCGATCTCCTTACCCTCTCTTCGTGTGCTGGCAGCTGGCGATATATCGTCCGTCAGCGTTAGCGGAGTCATTACCGGCACCGACCGAAAAAAAGGCAGAGGAAAAAAGCTACAGCGGAATCCAGTTGCCGAAGCTGCTGAAGGCTTTGGTCTCCCGGTTCTGCAAACTGAAAAACTGACCGCTTCCGAACTAGAGAACTTTACACCGTTCGACATGGCTTTGGTCTTTGCCTTTGGGCAGATTCTTTCGTCCAAGATTCTCTCTTTGGCTCCCCATCGCTTTATCAACCTTCACGCCTCTCCATTGCCACTGTTACGAGGGGCATCCCCCATCGAAACCGCCATTGCCGAAGGGTGGACGGAGACGGCCGTCTGCCTGATGCAACTCGTTCGTGAAATGGATGCCGGTCCTGTTGCGGCGAAAGTCGATATTCCGATTACGAGCAGTGAAACAGGTGTGGAGCTTAGAAGAAAAGTCGCAGATTCCTGCCCCACTCTTCTTTCCCTGCTTTCCGGTCAGTCCCTTTCATGGAAGGAGCAAAATCACTCCGAAGCCACATGGTGCCGCAAGATCACAAAGGCTGATGGTCTAATCGACTTTTCCATGACAGCAAAAGAAGTTGTTAATCGTGCAAGGGCTTTCGCCGGATGGCCCGGATCTTCTTTTTTGTTGAACGGAGAACTTGTGAAAGCTGAACAGATTGAAATGAACGACCAGACCGGACTCCCCGGCACCATCTTAGAGGCATCACACCGTCTAATTATTGCCTGCCAAGATAGTTCTGTATCCATTAAAAAGATACAACGACCCACCCGAAAGATGATCCCGTTCCAGGATTTCCAAAACCAAACTCCAGTCATTGAAGGGAGCCGCATTGACTTTCAAAAATCCCAGCCTCTTCAGTGGAGCAAAGTCTGA